From a region of the Hippopotamus amphibius kiboko isolate mHipAmp2 chromosome 3, mHipAmp2.hap2, whole genome shotgun sequence genome:
- the LOC130849868 gene encoding olfactory receptor 10AG1-like, whose protein sequence is MLPGDQTAKGNFSSVMAFVLLGFSDLPNLQGFLFGLFFLIYIFILTGNGLIIIITRVDSVLQTPMYFFLANFSSLEICYVSVTLPRILVNIWTQGRSISLLSCATQMCFFLVLGATEAFLLVVMAYDRYVSFCNPLHYPLIMNHKMCIQLAAGAWLSGVPVQVAQTCQVFSLPFCASNQINHFFCDIPPLIKLACGDTSLNEVCVYAVAVLFAMISFLLILGSYVKIISTILRLPSATGRSKAFSTCSSHLIVVLLFFGSVTITYLRPKSNHSAGTDKMLSIFYTIVTPMFNPMIYSLRNKDVITALKKLLHKKTV, encoded by the coding sequence atgCTGCCAGGAGACCAAACAGCAAAAGGCAATTTCTCTTCAGTTATGGCATTTGTTCTCCTGGGATTTTCTGATCTTCCAAACCTCCAGGGGTTTCTATTTGgacttttctttctcatatacATATTCATCTTAACAGGAAATGGTCTTATCATAATAATCACAAGGGTGGACTCTGTTCTCCAGActcccatgtatttttttcttgcaaatttCTCCTCACTGGAAATCTGTTATGTGTCTGTCACTCTCCCCAGGATTCTAGTGAACATTTGGACTCAAGGCAGAAGCATTTCCTTGCTGAGCTGTGCCACCCAAATGTGCTTCTTCCTTGTTCTGGGAGCCACAGAGGCTTTCCTTCTGGtggtgatggcctatgaccgctatgtgtcCTTTTGCAACCCTCTGCATTATCCTCTCATCATGAACCACAAGATGTGTATCCAGCTGGCTGCTGGTGCCTGGCTCAGTGGAGTTCCAGTCCAGGTAGCACAGACATGTCAGGTGTTCTCACTGCCTTTCTGTGCTTCAAACCAAATCAaccactttttctgtgacatccCCCCATTGATCAAGCTGGCCTGTGGGGACACTTCACTTAATGAGGTGTGTGTCTATGCAGTCGCCGTGCTATTTGCCATGATCTCTTTTCTGCTGATACTTGGCTCTTATGTCAAAATCATTTCTACCATCCTAAGGTTGCCCTCAGCCACAGGGCGGTccaaagccttctccacctgctcttCCCACCTCATAGTTGTGCTTTTATTCTTTGGTTCTGTTACTATCACCTACTTAAGGCCCAAATCAAATCATTCTGCAGGAACCGACAAGATGCTCTCTATTTTCTACACTATTGTGACTCCAATGTTTAACCCCATGATATACAGCCTTAGGAACAAGGATGTGatcacagctttaaaaaaattattacataagAAAACAGTGTAA
- the LOC130849863 gene encoding olfactory receptor 10AG1-like: MEAEYNISTVMHFVLLGFSDLPNLQGLLFGMFSIIYATILTGNSLIIIITRLDPALQKPMYFFLANFSSLEICYVSVTLPRILVNLRTQDRRISVLNCATQMSFFLILGTTESFLLAVMAYDRYVAICNPLHYSLVMNQKTCIQLAVGSWISGIPVQIGQTCQIFSLHFCNSNQINHFFCDIPPILKLACGDTFVHELSVYVVALLFAAVPFMLVLASYSKIICTILRLPTARGRTKAFSTCSSHLLVVLLFFGSAAITYSRSKSSHSAGTDKMLSLFYTIVTPMFNPMIYSLRNKDVIAALRKLLPKK, translated from the coding sequence ATGGAGGCTGAGTACAACATTTCCACAGTCATGCATTTTGTACTCCTGGGATTTTCTGACCTTCCAAACCTCCAAGGGTTATTATTTGGCATGTTCTCCATCATTTATGCCACTATCTTAACTGGAAATAGcctcataataataataactaggCTTGACCCTGCACTACAGAAacctatgtattttttcctggCAAATTTTTCCTCACTGGAAATCTGTTACGTGTCTGTCACTCTCCCTAGGATTCTGGTGAATCTTAGGACTCAGGATAGAAGGATTTCTGTGCTGAACTGTGCCACCCAAATGAGCTTCTTCCTTATCCTGGGAACCACTGAATCTTTCCTTctggctgtgatggcctatgaccgctatgtggccatttgTAACCCTCTGCACTATTCCCTAGTCATGAACCAAAAGACCTGTATCCAGCTGGCTGTTGGCTCCTGGATCAGTGGAATCCCAGTGCAGATAGGGCAAACCTGTCAGattttctctctgcatttctgtAACTCTAACCAAATTaaccacttcttctgtgacatACCCCCTATTCTGAAGCTGGCCTGTGGAGACACTTTTGTACATGAGCTGTCAGTCTATGTGGTAGCTCTGTTATTTGCTGCTGTCCCTTTTATGTTGGTACTTGCGTCTTACAGCAAAATCATTTGCACTATTCTGAGGTTGCCAACAGCAAGAGGAAGAACCAAAGCCTTTTCCACATGTTCTTCCCACCTGCTGGTTGTGCTTTTATTCTTTGGATCTGCTGCCATCACCTACTCAAGATCAAAGTCCAGTCATTCTGCAGGAACTGACAAAATGCTGTCTCTGTTCTACACCATAGTGACTCCGATGTTTAATCCCATGATATACAGCCTTCGGAACAAGGATGTGATTGCAGCACTGAGAAAATTGTTACCTAAAAAATAG